The following proteins come from a genomic window of Mammaliicoccus sp. Marseille-Q6498:
- a CDS encoding DUF1189 domain-containing protein, whose product MQYFKELNRLIKHPKKYPMFRITKLRYIFLHILLLSVILILPNTVQYFKITQNISTLAHNEVKEIPNFKIEHNKLNLSEEKSIKLNKEQSIIFTKSQDFKMQDHHLIVFKPNQIKISNYNDHTEVSYGSLSNIIHNQDDLISFIDTINDSKYFYLAIIVLLLLIIQFISISFKIGIVALLGHIISKLMNKKTRYMTWLKTITFVITLPTLVLLFGIVVSNTLLMFISWCIMIVGVIVTAFYLPNGKKRANLK is encoded by the coding sequence ATGCAGTATTTTAAAGAACTTAATCGACTCATTAAACATCCAAAAAAATACCCTATGTTCAGAATCACAAAATTAAGGTACATTTTTCTTCACATATTATTGCTAAGTGTCATTTTAATATTACCTAATACAGTTCAATATTTTAAAATCACACAAAATATTTCAACGTTAGCACATAATGAAGTTAAAGAAATTCCAAACTTTAAAATTGAACATAATAAATTGAATTTATCTGAAGAAAAATCCATTAAACTAAATAAAGAACAGTCCATTATCTTTACGAAATCACAGGACTTTAAAATGCAAGATCATCATTTAATAGTTTTTAAACCAAATCAAATTAAAATTTCTAATTACAACGACCATACAGAAGTAAGTTACGGGTCTTTATCGAACATAATACATAATCAAGATGATTTAATATCATTCATAGATACAATTAATGATTCAAAATATTTTTACTTAGCAATCATCGTCTTGTTACTCCTTATCATTCAGTTCATTAGTATTTCATTTAAAATAGGTATTGTCGCTTTATTAGGTCATATTATCAGCAAATTAATGAATAAAAAAACACGATATATGACTTGGTTAAAAACCATAACTTTTGTGATTACATTACCGACTTTAGTCTTATTATTTGGAATTGTGGTGTCGAACACTTTATTAATGTTCATTTCATGGTGTATAATGATTGTTGGTGTTATAGTTACAGCATTTTACTTACCAAACGGAAAGAAACGTGCTAACCTAAAATAA
- a CDS encoding superoxide dismutase yields the protein MAFELPKLPYAYDALEPNIDKETMEIHHTKHHNTYVTKLNDAVKGTDLESKSIEDIIKNLNSVPDNIRTAVQNNGGGHYNHSLFWELLTPNASEPSGDVVDEISSTFGSLDKFKEEFAAAAAGRFGSGWAWLVVDNGELAIVSTPNQDNPISEGKTPILGLDVWEHAYYLKYQNKRPDYINAFWNVVNWDKVNELYQAAK from the coding sequence ATGGCTTTTGAATTACCAAAATTACCATATGCGTATGATGCATTGGAACCAAACATCGACAAAGAGACAATGGAGATTCATCATACGAAACACCATAACACTTATGTAACAAAATTAAATGACGCAGTTAAAGGTACAGATTTAGAAAGTAAATCTATTGAAGATATTATTAAAAATCTAAACTCTGTTCCAGATAATATCCGTACTGCAGTTCAAAACAATGGTGGCGGACACTACAATCACTCATTATTCTGGGAACTATTAACACCAAACGCTTCAGAACCATCTGGAGATGTTGTTGATGAAATTAGTTCTACATTCGGTTCATTAGACAAATTCAAAGAAGAATTTGCAGCTGCTGCAGCAGGACGTTTTGGTTCTGGTTGGGCATGGTTAGTAGTAGATAACGGTGAATTAGCTATCGTTTCAACTCCAAACCAAGATAACCCAATTTCAGAAGGTAAAACTCCTATTCTTGGATTAGACGTTTGGGAACACGCTTACTACTTAAAATACCAAAACAAACGTCCAGATTATATCAATGCATTCTGGAACGTAGTAAATTGGGATAAAGTAAACGAATTATACCAAGCTGCTAAATAA
- a CDS encoding penicillin-binding protein 2, whose protein sequence is MLKRVKKRSKEEAFRLLMNKRVSLILVVVVVLFSVLIIRLGYLQIVKGGEYKRTIDSTESITVNESVPRGRIYDRNGKVLVDNESKKAITYTRDRRTSQNDMLTIAEKLSHLMKVDTSKITNRDKQDFWILRNQDKVQKLMKDEQALFSDGNISQDDYDKALYKKVTSKYTDALTKKDLQILAIFRVMNSGAQLSPVVIKNDDVKNEEYAAVSQHLSELPGVNTTMDWERRYPYGNTLKTLFGTVSSKEEGLPKELVNDYLSKGYSRNDRVGKSYLEYQYEDILKGSKKKMKYITDKSGKITSSQVVSQGSRGNDLVLTIDIDLQKKVEEYVDKHIESLRRQGATDMDRVMVVVQDPRNGDVLAMAGRDVDKSGKITDNHIGNFTSQYTVGSSVKGATLLTGYQNGALKVGDSMVDEPLKFNGGLTKRSYFNQNGRKTITDAEALMYSSNVFMYKTALLLAGTPYQSGMSLPSDVEQAGIKLRKGLNQVGLGVKTGIDLPNESAGQIETIKDNPGNYIDLAIGQFDTYTPIQLSQYVATIANDGYRLKPHLAKEIRNSTNEDDLGPIKKSFKGEVMNKVNNSNKEIKEVQKGFDMAFNKEEGTGYSSFHNTVVRSAGKTGTAEVFKDGKPKVNSTYIGYAPAKNPKLSFSITYTNQPVPDPWLPGGDLGRDIINYYFKDKK, encoded by the coding sequence TTGTTGAAACGAGTAAAAAAGAGATCTAAAGAAGAAGCATTTCGCCTATTAATGAATAAACGGGTCAGCCTAATTTTAGTTGTAGTCGTCGTTTTATTTTCAGTACTTATAATTCGATTAGGTTACTTACAAATTGTTAAAGGTGGAGAATATAAGCGAACGATAGATAGTACAGAGTCAATAACGGTAAATGAGTCTGTTCCAAGAGGTAGGATTTATGATAGAAACGGTAAAGTTTTAGTTGATAATGAATCCAAGAAAGCTATTACATATACAAGAGATAGAAGAACAAGTCAGAACGACATGTTAACAATTGCAGAAAAGTTATCTCACTTAATGAAAGTAGATACTTCAAAAATTACAAATCGAGATAAACAAGATTTTTGGATTTTAAGAAACCAAGATAAAGTTCAAAAGTTAATGAAAGATGAACAAGCATTGTTCTCTGACGGAAACATAAGTCAAGATGACTATGACAAAGCTTTATATAAGAAAGTAACTTCTAAATACACGGATGCTTTAACTAAAAAAGACTTGCAAATTTTAGCTATTTTTAGAGTAATGAATTCTGGTGCGCAACTAAGCCCAGTTGTCATTAAAAATGACGACGTAAAAAATGAAGAATATGCAGCTGTCTCTCAACACTTATCTGAATTACCTGGTGTCAATACGACAATGGATTGGGAAAGACGCTATCCATATGGCAATACTTTAAAAACACTTTTCGGTACAGTATCGAGTAAAGAAGAGGGCTTACCTAAAGAACTTGTGAATGATTACTTATCAAAAGGCTATTCACGAAATGATAGAGTAGGTAAATCTTATTTAGAATATCAATATGAAGATATACTTAAAGGCTCTAAGAAAAAGATGAAATATATTACGGATAAGTCAGGTAAAATAACAAGTTCCCAAGTTGTTTCTCAAGGTTCAAGAGGTAACGATTTAGTATTAACAATTGATATAGATTTGCAAAAGAAAGTAGAAGAATATGTCGACAAACATATTGAATCTCTACGTAGACAAGGTGCTACAGACATGGACCGTGTTATGGTAGTTGTACAAGATCCAAGAAATGGTGATGTACTTGCTATGGCCGGAAGAGATGTTGATAAGAGTGGGAAAATTACTGATAATCACATTGGTAACTTCACAAGTCAATATACGGTTGGTTCATCTGTAAAAGGTGCGACACTGTTAACTGGATATCAAAATGGCGCATTAAAAGTTGGAGATAGCATGGTCGATGAACCGTTGAAATTTAATGGTGGTTTAACGAAACGTTCTTACTTTAACCAAAATGGTAGAAAGACAATAACTGATGCAGAAGCGCTTATGTATTCATCAAACGTATTTATGTATAAGACGGCATTATTATTAGCTGGTACACCTTATCAAAGCGGCATGTCATTGCCTTCTGATGTTGAACAAGCAGGTATAAAACTGCGTAAAGGGTTAAATCAAGTTGGACTAGGTGTTAAGACGGGTATAGATTTACCTAACGAATCAGCTGGACAAATTGAAACGATTAAAGATAATCCAGGTAACTATATTGATTTAGCAATTGGACAATTTGATACGTATACACCAATTCAGTTATCACAATACGTTGCGACAATTGCAAACGACGGTTATCGTTTGAAACCACACTTAGCTAAAGAAATTCGTAATTCGACTAATGAAGATGATTTAGGACCTATTAAAAAATCATTCAAAGGCGAAGTCATGAATAAAGTAAATAATAGTAATAAAGAAATTAAAGAAGTTCAAAAAGGTTTTGATATGGCATTTAATAAAGAAGAAGGAACGGGGTACTCTAGTTTCCACAATACAGTAGTCAGATCTGCTGGTAAAACGGGTACAGCTGAAGTATTTAAAGATGGTAAACCTAAAGTTAATTCTACTTACATTGGTTATGCCCCAGCTAAAAATCCTAAACTTTCATTCTCAATCACTTATACAAATCAACCTGTACCAGATCCATGGTTACCAGGTGGAGATTTAGGTAGAGATATTATTAATTACTATTTCAAAGATAAAAAATAA
- a CDS encoding PstS family phosphate ABC transporter substrate-binding protein: MKKWQLIGTTTALSSALILGACGGAAEKSGSGESKSSSDGNKLSGEVKGDGSSTVAPVMEKINEKFSKDQPDVSVSIGVSGTGGGFEKFIAGETDFSNASREIKPEEKEKLKNKKIDYTAFKVAQDGLTVAVNKDNDFVDELSMEELAKIYGGEAKTWKDVNPKFPDKKIKAFSPDQSHGTYDFFSEEVLKKKDLQSEKNADTNVIVKSVQDNKDSIGFFGYNFYQENKDSLKAVKIKGKDGKALAPSDDTVTNGSYALSRPLFVYAKNKSLQDNKAFYGFMEYVIDQAPKAAKDAGYVALKDEDYKKDKEELKKLKK, encoded by the coding sequence ATGAAAAAATGGCAATTAATTGGTACAACTACTGCTTTAAGTTCTGCATTAATATTAGGAGCTTGTGGGGGAGCAGCAGAAAAATCAGGTTCAGGGGAATCTAAATCTTCATCAGATGGCAATAAATTAAGTGGTGAAGTTAAAGGTGATGGTTCATCAACTGTTGCTCCAGTAATGGAAAAAATAAACGAAAAATTCTCAAAAGACCAACCTGATGTTTCAGTATCAATTGGTGTTTCAGGTACTGGTGGTGGATTTGAAAAATTCATAGCTGGGGAAACAGATTTTTCAAATGCTTCAAGAGAAATTAAACCAGAAGAAAAAGAAAAACTTAAAAATAAAAAAATTGATTATACAGCATTTAAAGTTGCTCAAGACGGTTTAACTGTAGCTGTTAACAAAGACAATGACTTCGTTGACGAGTTAAGCATGGAAGAGTTAGCTAAAATTTACGGTGGAGAAGCTAAGACTTGGAAAGATGTTAACCCTAAATTCCCAGACAAAAAAATTAAAGCATTCTCACCAGACCAATCACACGGGACTTATGATTTCTTTAGTGAAGAAGTATTGAAGAAAAAAGATCTTCAATCTGAAAAGAACGCAGATACTAACGTAATTGTTAAATCTGTACAAGATAATAAAGATTCAATCGGATTCTTCGGTTATAACTTCTATCAAGAAAACAAAGATTCATTAAAAGCTGTAAAAATCAAAGGTAAAGATGGTAAAGCACTTGCACCAAGTGATGACACAGTTACAAATGGTTCATATGCTTTAAGTAGACCATTATTCGTATACGCTAAAAACAAATCATTACAAGATAATAAAGCATTCTACGGATTTATGGAATATGTAATTGACCAAGCACCTAAAGCAGCTAAAGATGCTGGTTATGTAGCATTAAAAGATGAAGATTACAAAAAAGATAAAGAAGAATTAAAGAAACTTAAAAAATAA
- the pstC gene encoding phosphate ABC transporter permease subunit PstC produces MKEQASVQELIKRNNNNKGKVFADKAVPIVLLLIASVSVLTTIGILFTLITETATFFTRVSPIEFLFSKEWSPFSSKPSYGIFALILGTLKVTLVASLFAVPVGLGAALYLSEYASDRSRRVIKPILEILAGIPTIVYGFFALTFVTPILRGIFPDLGSFNSISPGLVVGVMIIPMITSMSEDAMSSVPDSIKEGALGLGATKFELATKIVFPAALSGIIASIVLAVSRAIGETMIVSLAAGSTPDSSFSLIGSIQTMTGFIVQVATGDATFGSDIYYSIYAVGFTLFLFTFVMNIISQWVTKRFREEY; encoded by the coding sequence ATGAAAGAACAAGCGTCAGTTCAGGAACTTATTAAACGTAATAATAACAATAAAGGTAAAGTTTTTGCTGATAAAGCAGTTCCTATTGTGTTGTTACTTATTGCTTCTGTTTCAGTTCTAACTACAATCGGGATATTGTTTACGCTTATCACTGAAACAGCAACTTTCTTTACGAGAGTTAGTCCAATTGAATTCTTATTTTCTAAAGAATGGTCACCATTTTCTTCAAAACCATCTTATGGTATTTTCGCTCTCATATTAGGGACATTAAAAGTTACATTAGTAGCATCATTGTTTGCTGTACCTGTTGGTTTAGGAGCTGCGCTTTATTTAAGCGAATATGCTTCTGATAGATCTAGAAGAGTTATCAAACCAATTTTAGAGATTTTAGCAGGTATTCCTACTATTGTTTATGGTTTCTTTGCCTTAACTTTTGTAACACCTATTTTAAGAGGTATATTCCCTGATTTAGGGAGTTTCAACTCGATTAGTCCAGGTTTAGTCGTTGGGGTCATGATTATTCCTATGATTACGAGTATGAGTGAAGATGCAATGAGTTCAGTTCCAGATTCAATTAAAGAAGGTGCACTTGGTTTAGGTGCTACTAAATTTGAACTAGCGACTAAAATCGTATTCCCAGCAGCATTATCTGGAATTATTGCCTCAATTGTATTAGCAGTTTCCAGAGCGATAGGTGAAACAATGATCGTTTCACTAGCAGCAGGTAGTACGCCAGATTCTAGTTTTAGTTTGATAGGTTCTATTCAAACAATGACTGGTTTCATTGTGCAAGTTGCAACAGGTGATGCAACATTCGGTTCAGATATTTATTACAGTATTTA